One Nocardioides dongkuii genomic window, TCACCGGCCTGGAGAACTTCGAGTTCGTCCTGGCCGACCCGATCTTCCGCAAGGCGATGGTCAACACCTTCAGCATCTTCGTGATGTCGTCGGTGCCGCAGGTCGTCCTCGCGGTCTCGATCGCGGCGCTCCTCGACAACCGGCTCCGCGCCGCGACCTTCTGGCGGATGAGCGTCCTGCTGCCGTTCGCCGTCGCACCCGCGGCCGCCGCCCTCATCTTCGGCAGCCTCTTCGCCGACCAGTCGGGGCTGATCAACGCGATCCTCCGCGAGGTCGGCCTCGAGCCCATCCGGTGGCACGTCGACCGCCTCTGGAGCCACGTCGCGATCTCGAGCATGGTCAACTGGCGCTGGACCGGCTACAACACCCTGATCTTCCTGGCGGCCATGCAGGCCGTGCCCCGGGACCTCTACGAGTCCGCCGCCCTGGACGGCGCGGGCCGGCTGCGCCAGTTCTGGTCGATCACGCTCCCGATGATCCGGCCGACGATGATCTTCGTCATCGTCACCAGCACCATCGGCGGCCTGCAGATCTTCACCGAGCCCCGTCTCTTCGACGACTCGATCAGCCGCGAGGGCGGCGCCGACCACCAGTACATGACCCTGGCGCTCTACATCTACGACCGCGGCATCGTCGACGGCTTCTACGGGCGGGCCTCCGCGGCCGCGTGGGTCCTCTTCCTGGTGATCGTCGGCATCGCCCTGCTCAACTTCGCCCTCACCCGCTACGTCACGAGGAGGACCTCATGAGCCGGCGCAGCAGACTGGTGAACCGTCCGAGCTGGGTGGTCTACGCCCTGCTCGCCGCCTTCGTCCTGGGGTCGGCCCTGCCGCTCTACTGGTCGTTCGTGATCGGCTCGCACACCAAGACCGAGGCGATGGAGATGCCTCCGCCGCTCCTCCCCGGCGGGCACTTCCTCGAGAACGCCGGCCGGGTGTTCGACACCATCGACTTCTGGCAGGCGATGGCCAACAGCGTCATCGTGTCGACCGCCTGTGCGGCCTCGGTCGTCTTCTTCTCGACCCTGGCCGGCTACAGCTTCGCCAAGCTGCAGTTCCGCGGCAGCAACGCGCTGATGGGCTTCGTCATCCTCACCATGGCGGTCCCGACCCAGCTCGCGATCGTGCCGCTGTTCATCATCATCACCGACTACGGCCTCTACGACACGCTGCTCGCGGTCGCCCTGCCCACGCTGGTCACGGCGTTCGGCGTGTTCTTCATGCGGCAGTTCCTCGTCGACGCGATCCCCGGCGAGCTGATCGAGGCGGCG contains:
- a CDS encoding carbohydrate ABC transporter permease; the protein is MLFALVGLFPLLYTGYLSVHDWDKLYRERGEFTGLENFEFVLADPIFRKAMVNTFSIFVMSSVPQVVLAVSIAALLDNRLRAATFWRMSVLLPFAVAPAAAALIFGSLFADQSGLINAILREVGLEPIRWHVDRLWSHVAISSMVNWRWTGYNTLIFLAAMQAVPRDLYESAALDGAGRLRQFWSITLPMIRPTMIFVIVTSTIGGLQIFTEPRLFDDSISREGGADHQYMTLALYIYDRGIVDGFYGRASAAAWVLFLVIVGIALLNFALTRYVTRRTS
- a CDS encoding carbohydrate ABC transporter permease, whose product is MSRRSRLVNRPSWVVYALLAAFVLGSALPLYWSFVIGSHTKTEAMEMPPPLLPGGHFLENAGRVFDTIDFWQAMANSVIVSTACAASVVFFSTLAGYSFAKLQFRGSNALMGFVILTMAVPTQLAIVPLFIIITDYGLYDTLLAVALPTLVTAFGVFFMRQFLVDAIPGELIEAARVDGASMLRTFWTVAVPAARPAMAILFLFTFMTVWTEYMWPLVALKDNQTLQVALDELAISGQGQTTDYALVLCGTGLATIPLLVLFIVSGRQLVAGIMQGAVKG